One genomic segment of Paenibacillus sp. FSL H8-0332 includes these proteins:
- the rhaB gene encoding rhamnulokinase — translation MTHHIAVDIGASSGRLVLGQLVDGSLTLAELHRFSNGFTEQEGSCFWDMDYLLNEIINGLQQAKLRGIHECTLGIDTWAVDYVLLDAEGKQISGVYAYRDRRTDRVMEEVGRLLPPEKVYAKTGIQQLPFNTLYQLYAHDREELETADQILLVPDYLYYRLGGRKMNEVTNASTTQLLNLATRDFDLELLEFLGLRREQFAPLTEPGENLGFITQELRAEYDLPECRLICVATHDTASAVLGVPAQKGRASAYLSSGTWSLLGVELDHPLNDRRAMAANYTNEWGAYGTYRFLKNIMGLWLIQEVRRLDGERFSFAELAEQAGVCAGFRSLIPCNHPRFLNPDDMIQEIRQACLESSQPVPQTAGELARCIFDSLALSYRSYLSELEDLIGGRIEVLQIVGGGANNRLLCQLTADVTGREVLAGPTESTALGNLAVQMIEAGRMADIHEARRIIGQSFAIQSYLPQPVPQLTELLDRWKQLHPGANIHNM, via the coding sequence ATGACCCATCATATCGCCGTCGATATCGGCGCCTCCAGCGGACGGCTGGTACTCGGACAGCTCGTGGACGGGAGCCTCACCCTTGCGGAGCTTCACCGTTTCAGCAATGGCTTCACGGAGCAGGAAGGCTCCTGCTTCTGGGATATGGATTATTTATTGAATGAAATTATTAACGGTCTGCAGCAGGCGAAGCTAAGAGGCATTCACGAATGCACCCTCGGGATTGATACCTGGGCGGTAGATTATGTGCTGCTGGATGCCGAAGGCAAGCAGATAAGCGGGGTCTACGCCTACCGCGACCGCCGGACCGACAGGGTGATGGAGGAAGTCGGGCGGCTGCTTCCGCCAGAGAAGGTCTACGCCAAAACGGGCATTCAGCAGCTTCCCTTCAATACGCTGTATCAGCTATATGCGCATGACCGGGAAGAACTGGAGACGGCGGATCAGATCCTGCTGGTGCCGGATTATCTCTACTACCGGCTCGGCGGACGGAAGATGAACGAGGTTACCAATGCCTCCACGACACAGCTATTGAATCTTGCGACCCGAGATTTCGACCTTGAGCTGCTGGAATTCCTGGGTCTGCGGCGTGAACAGTTCGCTCCATTGACTGAGCCTGGGGAAAATCTTGGCTTCATTACGCAGGAGCTGCGCGCGGAGTATGATCTACCGGAGTGCCGCCTGATCTGCGTGGCTACACATGACACGGCATCTGCGGTACTTGGTGTGCCTGCTCAGAAGGGCCGTGCGTCAGCCTATCTTAGCAGCGGAACCTGGTCTCTGTTGGGAGTTGAGCTGGATCACCCCCTTAATGACCGCAGAGCGATGGCAGCCAATTATACCAACGAGTGGGGCGCTTACGGGACTTACAGGTTCCTGAAGAATATTATGGGCCTCTGGCTGATCCAGGAAGTGCGCAGGCTGGACGGAGAAAGGTTTAGCTTCGCGGAACTGGCAGAGCAGGCCGGTGTATGCGCAGGCTTCCGCAGCCTGATTCCTTGCAATCATCCGCGGTTCCTGAACCCGGACGATATGATTCAGGAGATCCGCCAGGCCTGCCTGGAGAGCAGCCAGCCTGTGCCGCAGACGGCGGGCGAGCTGGCCCGCTGTATCTTCGACAGTCTGGCGCTATCCTACCGCAGCTATCTGTCTGAATTGGAAGACCTCATCGGGGGGCGCATCGAAGTGCTGCAAATTGTCGGCGGCGGCGCTAACAATAGGCTGCTGTGCCAGCTGACGGCGGATGTTACCGGCAGGGAAGTGCTGGCCGGACCAACCGAATCCACAGCCTTGGGTAATCTGGCTGTGCAGATGATTGAGGCGGGCCGCATGGCAGACATCCATGAAGCCCGGCGGATCATCGGCCAGTCCTTTGCGATCCAGTCTTATCTGCCGCAGCCGGTTCCTCAGCTAACGGAGCTGCTAGACCGCTGGAAGCAGCTTCATCCGGGAGCAAATATTCAC
- a CDS encoding iron-containing alcohol dehydrogenase, translating into MSTHVYYVPSINIMGKGCLKDIAPYIQELKLNKALVVTDKFLMKSGIAGRLLAVLDEAGIQYVIYDEVKPNPTCKNVHDGVDFLKQHECDYLISIGGGSPQDTAKAIGIVATNGGHIADYEGVHKSKNKSLPIVAVNTTAGTSSEVTINYVITDEERKIKMVMVDKNSIATLSVNDPELMVDKPAALTAATGMDALTHAIEALVTPGAYPVTDATALAAVELIFGNLARTVTNGHDIEAREQMVYAIFLGGLAFNNAGLGYVHAMAHQLGGVYDLPHGVCNAMLLPYVEEENAKHVPEKFRAIARAAGMQTEGRSDKECADYVIEAIKALSKEVGIPAKLSELGVAEVDLDLLAENAMKDACAPGNPFIPTKDEVIALFRKIL; encoded by the coding sequence ATGAGTACTCATGTCTATTATGTGCCGTCGATTAACATTATGGGAAAGGGCTGTCTGAAGGACATCGCCCCGTACATTCAAGAGCTGAAGCTGAACAAGGCGCTTGTGGTCACAGACAAGTTCCTGATGAAGAGCGGAATCGCCGGAAGGCTGCTGGCTGTGCTGGATGAAGCGGGAATTCAGTATGTGATATATGATGAAGTGAAGCCGAACCCTACCTGCAAAAATGTCCATGACGGCGTAGACTTCCTGAAGCAGCACGAATGTGACTATCTGATCTCTATCGGCGGCGGCTCGCCGCAGGATACGGCCAAGGCCATCGGCATTGTTGCCACTAACGGCGGGCATATTGCCGATTATGAAGGCGTTCACAAATCCAAAAATAAATCTCTGCCGATTGTTGCGGTGAACACGACGGCCGGGACTTCAAGTGAAGTGACGATCAACTACGTGATTACGGATGAAGAGCGCAAGATCAAGATGGTCATGGTAGACAAGAACAGCATCGCCACCCTCTCGGTGAATGATCCGGAGCTGATGGTCGATAAGCCTGCTGCGCTGACGGCAGCAACGGGCATGGATGCACTGACGCATGCGATTGAAGCGCTGGTCACTCCAGGCGCATATCCGGTAACCGATGCTACCGCACTGGCTGCGGTGGAGCTGATCTTCGGCAATCTGGCGCGGACGGTAACGAACGGACACGATATTGAAGCGCGTGAGCAGATGGTCTATGCAATCTTTCTCGGCGGCCTCGCCTTCAATAACGCAGGCTTAGGCTACGTGCATGCCATGGCCCATCAGCTCGGCGGGGTCTATGATCTGCCGCACGGCGTGTGCAATGCAATGCTGCTGCCTTACGTGGAAGAAGAGAATGCCAAGCATGTGCCGGAGAAGTTCAGAGCGATTGCCAGAGCGGCCGGTATGCAGACTGAAGGACGCAGCGACAAGGAATGTGCGGATTACGTCATTGAAGCGATTAAGGCCTTGTCCAAGGAGGTTGGCATTCCTGCCAAGCTGTCCGAGCTGGGGGTAGCGGAAGTAGATCTCGATCTGCTGGCTGAGAACGCCATGAAGGATGCCTGCGCGCCCGGTAACCCTTTTATTCCTACCAAAGATGAAGTAATCGCGTTATTCCGCAAAATTCTGTAA
- a CDS encoding DeoR/GlpR family DNA-binding transcription regulator has translation MLAAERRKKIIDLVHQDKRVLVSDLSRMFEVTEETIRRDLEKLEKDGIVSRTYGGAMLNRHTNEDLPFLTRGALNTDIKRAIAIQALDLINDGDTLMVDPSSTSFEFLKLLGNKSNLTIITNSINILHEFASSSHSIISTGGSLRHRSLSLVGPLAHETIQRYNVDTAIISCKALDMGRGVTDSNEPECELKKYMLRQAQKVVLLADHTKFDQTAFARLAELSRIDVLITDRKPSEAWLKLLSEQNVQVLY, from the coding sequence ATGCTCGCTGCCGAAAGACGCAAAAAAATAATCGACCTTGTCCATCAGGACAAACGGGTGCTGGTGTCCGATCTGAGCCGGATGTTCGAGGTTACTGAGGAGACGATCCGCAGAGACCTGGAGAAGCTGGAGAAGGATGGCATTGTGAGCCGTACCTACGGTGGAGCCATGCTGAACAGGCATACCAATGAGGATCTGCCTTTTCTGACCCGGGGAGCACTCAATACGGATATCAAACGCGCAATAGCGATCCAGGCGCTGGATCTGATTAATGACGGGGATACCCTGATGGTCGACCCCAGCTCGACTTCGTTTGAATTCCTGAAGCTGCTGGGTAATAAAAGTAATCTGACGATCATCACCAATTCGATCAACATTCTTCATGAGTTCGCGAGTTCAAGCCACAGCATTATTTCTACAGGCGGCTCACTCCGCCACCGTTCCCTGTCGCTTGTCGGCCCCTTAGCCCATGAGACCATCCAGCGCTACAATGTGGACACCGCCATAATCAGCTGCAAGGCCCTCGATATGGGCCGCGGGGTCACCGATTCCAATGAACCGGAATGTGAGCTGAAGAAATATATGCTGCGCCAGGCACAGAAGGTTGTGCTGCTCGCGGACCATACCAAGTTCGACCAGACGGCCTTCGCCAGGCTCGCAGAGCTAAGCCGGATCGATGTGCTGATTACCGACCGTAAGCCATCGGAAGCGTGGCTGAAGCTGTTGTCCGAGCAGAATGTGCAAGTATTGTACTAA